CCAGCCGGGCCATATCGTCGAAACTCCGCACCGTGTGGGCAATGGTCCGCGGATGCGGTGGGTAGTCGAAGAACACGGTCGCAGAACCGTCGCCGCTGAAATCCTCCAAATGGGCGGTGGGCTCACCGTCGGTCACCACCAGCACGACCGGCTGTGCGTTGGGATGCTTGCGCAGGTGACGTCCCGCCAGCGCCAGTGCGTGATGCAGGTTGGTGCCCTGCTCATAGACACCTTCCAAACCCGTCAGCTCGGCCGCCGTCACGGTTCGGGCGTAGCGGCCAAACGCAATGATCTGCAGGGCATCTGAGCGGAAACGCGTGCACACCAAGTGATTGAGCGCCAGTGCCGTTCGCTTCATCGGCAGCCACCGATTTTCCATCACCATCGAAAATGAGGTGTCGACCAGCAACGCAACCGCGGCCTGGGTACGGGTCTCGGTCTCGGAAACCTCAACGTCGTCGACGGTGATCCGAATGCCCGAACGGGGCATCGACGTCGTCCCGGCCTGGCGCAGTACGGCATTGGTCAGCGTCCGGGAGATGTTCCACGGCTCGGTGTCACCGAACTGCCAGGGCCGGGTCGCACCGGTCAGCTCTCCGGCGGCACCGGCGCGCCGGTGATCCCGTTCGCCACGACGTCCGGAAAGCTGTTGCACCACATCACGTAACGCGGTCTCGCCCAGCCTGCGCATCGCCTTGGGCGACAGGCGCCACTGGCCGTCGGAACCACGATCCAGGAAACCCTGATTGACCAGTGCGCGTTCCAATTCGGCGAGCGTTCTGGCGTCGACGGCAGCCTGGTCGCCGAGCTGGCGCGACAGCGCGTCGAGGTCGACGTCGTCCATGGTGGCGCCCGGGTAGCTCTGCGACAATTGCTCGGCCAGCTGCTCCAGCTCAGCGATATCGGCCAGCGCCTGGGTGCCCTCGCCCATACCGAACGGGTTGTCCCCGGAGAACTGCTGCGATCCGGTCCAATCCTCGCCGGGGCGCGCGGCTTGCAGATGGGTATCGAGCCGGCTCAGCGCCTGCATCAGCGACGGCGAGCCAAATGCCTGCTGCGCCAACGCATCAAGCTCGTCCCGCTGCTCCTGGCTCAGGCTGTTGCGGAATCGCTGCGCCGCGGCTGCCCGCTTGGCCAGCGAGTCCAGCAGCTCCTCGACGTTGCGCGGGTTCTCCGGAAAGAACTCGCCGTGCTTGTCCATGAAGTCTTGGAAGTCCTGCGGGGTGTCCTCGCCGCGGGCGTGCTTGTCCAACAGGTCGTTGAGATCGTCCAGCATCTCGTTGACCCGGCGCCGGTCCTCGTCGGTCGCGCCTTCCAGTGCTTGCTTCATCCCGGCGAAGCGTTGGTCGAGCAGCTCGCGGCCGAGCAAATCCTTGATCTGGCCGTATTTTTCGCGGGCCTCACCGCTGCGCCAGCGGTACTCGGAAAGCTCCTGAACGGCTTTGGCCGGTGACGGCGGTAACGCATCCAGCTGCAGCTCCGAGAATCGGGCGTCGTCGTCCAGTGCGCGGGCCAGTTGCTTGCGTTCGGCCAGCACCGCTTCGTCGAGCAGTCGTTTGATCTCTTGCAAAGTGCCGTCTAAGTTGTTGCGGCGCAACAGCTCCCGTCGGCGCCGGTTTGCCTCCGCGGCCAGCCGGTCGGCGCCGGGCATGGTCTTGGTGCCGCGGCGCAGCAGTTCGGACAGTGCCCGGCGCGGCGAGGCGCCGGCCATCACGTCGTGGCCGATCTGTTCGAGGGCCTCGCGCAAATCGACCGGCGGCGCCAGCGGGTCGGGTCCGCCGGTGTATGCCGAGTAGCGCGAAGAGTGTCCCCCAAAAGGCTTAGCCATAGACGGTTTGGCCTTCCCCGGACACCTTGTCGATGCGCTTGGCAAGGTACAACGCCTCCAACGCGAGTTCCAGCGCGGCGGCGCGCTCACCCTCGGATTCCGCGCCCAGCTTTCTGGCGATCCTGTCGACGACGGGCAGCCCCGGAACCGCGGCCAGCACGTCCTTGGCCGACACCCGCTCGCCTGTCGTCACGGACGAACCCCGCTCGACGGCGGTCACCAATTGGGCGACGTCGATGCCGCCGAGCACTCGGGACGCGGTGTCGGCGGTCGAACGGCGCAACAGATGCTCGAGTACGGCCTGTTCGCGGCCTTCTTCGCCGGACTCGAACTCCAGCTTGCCCCGCAACACGTCGATCACCGTTCCCAGATCGACCACGCGGGCCACCGGATCCGTCTCGCCCAGCACCGCGCCCCGATGCCGCGCCGCGGCCGCGACCGTTTCCGCCGCTGCGATAGCGAATCGGGCCGACACCCCGGACCGTTGGTCGATCGAGTGCGACTCCCGCAGGTACCGGGCGAATCGCGCGATCACCTGCATCAGATAGTCGGGTACCTGCGCGCTCAAGTGCGCCTCCTGCACGATCACACCCACTTCCGCATCCAGCTCCAGCGGGTAGTGGGTACGGATTTCGGCGCCGAACCGGTCCTTGAGGGGCGTGATGATGCGACCGCGGTTGGTGTAGTCCTCGGGGTTGGCGCTGGCGACGACCAGGACGTCCAACGGCAGCCGCAGCGTGTAGCCGCGGACCTGGATGTCGCGCTCCTCCATGACGTTGAGCATCGACACCTGAATGCGCTCGGCCAGGTCGGGCAATTCGTTGACCGCGACGATACCGCGATGTGCCCGCGGGATCAGGCCGTAAGCGATGGTCTCGGGGTCGCCGAGACTGCGGCCCTCGGCGACTTTGATCGGGTCGATGTCGCCGACCAGGTCAGCCACGCTGGTGTCGGGGGTGGCCAGCTTCTCCGTATAGCGCTCGCTGCGATGCTTCCATGCCACCGGCAGGTCATCACGCAGTTGCGCGGCCCGCCGGATCGATTCCGGCGTGATCGGCCGATACGGGTGCTCCCCCAGTTCGGCTCCGGCGATCACCGGCGTCCACTCGTCGAGCAGCCCGGTCAACGCGCGCAGCAGCCGGGTCTTGCCCTGGCCGCGTTCGCCGAGCAGGACGAAGTCATGACCTGCGATCAGGGCCCGCTCCACTTGCGGCAACACCGTGTCCTCAAAGCCCAGGATCCCCGGCCAGACGGCCGTGATATCGGACCCCTCGGCCAATGCAGTCAGCAGGTTTTCCCGGATTTCTTGCTTGACCCCCCGCTCACGATGACCGGAGGCACGCAGCTCGCCCACGGTACGCGGCAGGTTACTCGGTGAAGTCACCACTCCACGCTACGACGCCAACTTTCTTCTGGCGACGAGAGTGGATGCCGACGCTGACTTTCCGGGCACTTTCCTGCCCTCAGTGGGCGAAGTGGCGCGCTCCGGTGAGATATAGGGTGACACCGGCTTCGGCCGCCGCTGCAGTTACCTCGTCGTCGCGCACCGACCCGCCGGGATGCACGATCGCCTCGACCCCCGCAGCGGTCAGCGTCTGCAGTCCGTCGGGAAACGGGAAGAAGGCATCGGAGGCCGCGACGGCGCCGCGCACTCGCTCGCCGCCGCGTGCATTACCTCGTTCGACGGCCAGCCGCGCGGCATCGACCCGATTGACCTGACCCATGCCGACCCCCACGGTGGCGCCGTCGGTGACGATCACGATCGCGTTCGACTTCACCGCGCGGCAGGCGCGCCAGGCGAACACCAAATCGGTCAACGTCGCCGGGTCGGCCGGCGATCCGGTTACCAGCGTCCAGTTGGCCGGGTTGTCGCCGGGTGCGTCGAGCTGGTCGCGCTGCTGCATCAGCAGCCCTCCGCTGATCGGACGCAATTCGGCGCCGCTGTTCTGCGGTTCGGGCGCCAGCAGCACCCGGACGTTCTTCTTGCGCGCCAATAGGTCTAGGGCACCCGGCTCGTACGCCGGCGCGACGATGACTTCGGTGAAGATAGTGCTGACGTACTCCGCCATCTCGACGCTGACCTCGGTGTTGGCCGCGATCACGCCGCCGTAGGCGCTCAGCGGGTCGCAGGCATGGGCCTTGCGATGTGCGTCGGCGACGGAAACCGACGAGATTGCGATGCCGCAGGGGTTAGCGTGCTTGATGACGGCCACACAGATTTGTTCGTGATCGAAGGCCGCCCGCCAGGCCGCATCCGCGTCGGTGAAGTTGTTGTAAGACATCTCTTTTCCGTGCAGCTGCTCGGCTTGTGCCAGCCCTGGCCACGCGCCCGGGTCGGTGTAGAGGGCGGCCTGCTGGTGCGGGTTCTCGCCGTAGCGCAGGATCGCCTGACGGCGCCAGTTTCGGGCGAACCAATGCGGGAAGGCCGTTTCGGGCTGCTCTGGCGCCAGCGTCGACTGCATCCAGCTCGCGACGGCGATGTCGTATTCGGCGGTGTGCTGAAATGCCAGTGACGCCAGCTTCTTACGCTCGCCGAGGCTAAATCCGCCGCTGCGCAGCGCGGCAAGCACCCCGTCGTACCCGAGTGGGTCGGTGACCACGGCCACGCTGGGAAAATTCTTGGCCGCCGCCCGAACCATCGACGGCCCGCCGATGTCGATCTGTTCGACGCATTCGTCGATACCCGCGCCGGATTCGACCGTCTGGCTGAACGGATACAGGTTGACCACCAGCAGTTCGAACGCCGCGACCCCGAGTTTGTCCAGCGCGGCCTGGTGTTCGGGCTTACGCAGGTCGGCCAGCAGCCCGGCGTGCACGCGTGGGTGCAAGGTCTTAACCCGGCCGTCGAGCACCTCCGGAAAGCCGGTGAGCTCCTCGACGCGGGTTACCGGAATGCCTTTGCCGGCAATGGTCTTCGCCGTTGATCCGGTGGAGACGATCTCGACGCCGGCCGCCGTCAAGCCCTGAGCCAGTTCTACCAGCCCCGTTTTGTCGTACACGCTGATCAACGCGCGGCGGATCGGCTTCCTTACGCCGTCGCCGGTCATACTGTGCTCATCCCAGAGTCGCCTTTCGTCCGATGCAGGTCAGGCCGCCGGTGGCAATCGCGGCCACCACGTCGACGAGTAGTCGCCGTTCGATGACCTTGATGCGCTCGTGCAATGTCTCTTCGTCGTCACCCTCGAGCACCGGAACGGCCTGCTGCGCCAGTATCGGCCCGGTGTCCACGCCGGCATCCACCAGATGCACCGTACAGCCGGTGACCTTTACACCGTAGGACAACGCATCAGCCACTCCGTGGGCACCCGGGAATGCCGGCAGCAGGGCGGGATGGGTGTTGAGGATGCGGCCGCTGAATCGTGACAGGAATTGCGGCCCAAGGATTCTCATAAATCCGGCCGATACCACCAGATCGGGTGAATGGGCGGCGGTGACATCGGTGATGGCCGCGTCCCAGGCGTCGCGGCCGGGGTAGTCGGTGACCCGGACCGTGAAGCTCGGCACCGATGCCCGCGCCGCGATCTCGGCGGCCCGGCACTCGCGATCCACCCCGACGGCGACGATCCGCGCCGGATAGTCGCCCGCGGCGGCTTCCAGCAGCGCGTTCAGCAGCGATCCGGTGCCCGATGCCAGCACTACCACTCGCGTCGGTGCACTCGGGGGTACCCGGAGCGGTTCCTGCACACGGCGAGCCTAGTCTGGCGACGATGCCGGGCGCGCCAGCGGCCGGAGGAGGAGCCAGACAATCGGGGCTAGTCTGGCGACCCGCCATATCCGAGCCGGGCGCGCCAGCGGCCGGAGGAGGAGCCAGACAATCGGGCCCAGTCTGGCGACCCGCCATATCCGAGCCGGGCGCGCCAGCGGCCGGAGGAGGAGCCAGACAATCGAGCCGTCCGTGTAGGCGCGTCGAACCCGCATCCACAGCTAGTGCCACCCGGCGTGTCGGCACGCTGTACGCAAGCCTCGACAACCTAAGCCTGAATCCGTGGATCGATGATTTCGGGTGGTCATCGGCGGGTTCGGGCGAGTGGCGCTGGGGCGTGGACACTTTGGCGTGTATGTGATCCGCTGGCCTGCACCAGCTTTTCCTTTAGGGGTTCCTCGGGTCGGGCCTGGATGGCGGGGTGGACAGGGGCTGGCCGCTTGGTCAAGCGGCGCGGGGTTGCGCAGTCGGGTAGCCGATGACGCTGTCCCACAGGGCTTTCCACTCGACTTGTCGGGGCCAGTGGACGGGTAGGTGCAGCATCGGTTTGCGGGCCGGTGCGGCGAAGCGGGCGGGCACGTTGACCAGGTCGCGGCGCAGGGTGGCACCGCGGGCCACGATGTGGTGACCGCCGGCGAGGGTCCCGGTGGCGCGCAGCAGGTTATGGGCGATCACCGCGCAGGCCAACCAGGCGCAGTTCGCGGCGAACAGCCCTGAAGGGATCCGAGCCAGTGGGCCATCGATCAGGTCGGCGAAGGTGGTCTCGATGATGGCGTGGCGGCGGTGGGTGATGTCGGCCTCGGCAGTGGGCAGCTCGGAGTTGGTCAGAAATGGGTGATAGCGCCACACCGGAAACAACGCATCCGGGTAGCGGGCGTCTTTGACCCGGCGCACTACCAGTCGGGCCGTGATCTTCTTGCCCCGCCCCAGCCGTAGGGTGTAGGGAGTTTCGGCGACCTCGGCATCGGAGATCAGCGCCCCGGTGTCAGGGTCTTCGACCGCGCCCGGGTAGTGCACCGGGGTGTAGGCGGCCTCGTCGATGCCCTCGACCGCGGTGGTAATGGCCCG
The nucleotide sequence above comes from Mycobacterium pseudokansasii. Encoded proteins:
- a CDS encoding VWA domain-containing protein, with product MAKPFGGHSSRYSAYTGGPDPLAPPVDLREALEQIGHDVMAGASPRRALSELLRRGTKTMPGADRLAAEANRRRRELLRRNNLDGTLQEIKRLLDEAVLAERKQLARALDDDARFSELQLDALPPSPAKAVQELSEYRWRSGEAREKYGQIKDLLGRELLDQRFAGMKQALEGATDEDRRRVNEMLDDLNDLLDKHARGEDTPQDFQDFMDKHGEFFPENPRNVEELLDSLAKRAAAAQRFRNSLSQEQRDELDALAQQAFGSPSLMQALSRLDTHLQAARPGEDWTGSQQFSGDNPFGMGEGTQALADIAELEQLAEQLSQSYPGATMDDVDLDALSRQLGDQAAVDARTLAELERALVNQGFLDRGSDGQWRLSPKAMRRLGETALRDVVQQLSGRRGERDHRRAGAAGELTGATRPWQFGDTEPWNISRTLTNAVLRQAGTTSMPRSGIRITVDDVEVSETETRTQAAVALLVDTSFSMVMENRWLPMKRTALALNHLVCTRFRSDALQIIAFGRYARTVTAAELTGLEGVYEQGTNLHHALALAGRHLRKHPNAQPVVLVVTDGEPTAHLEDFSGDGSATVFFDYPPHPRTIAHTVRSFDDMARLGAQITIFRLGSDPGLARFIDQVARRVEGRVVEPDLDGLGAAVVGDYLRSRRRR
- a CDS encoding ATP-binding protein gives rise to the protein MVTSPSNLPRTVGELRASGHRERGVKQEIRENLLTALAEGSDITAVWPGILGFEDTVLPQVERALIAGHDFVLLGERGQGKTRLLRALTGLLDEWTPVIAGAELGEHPYRPITPESIRRAAQLRDDLPVAWKHRSERYTEKLATPDTSVADLVGDIDPIKVAEGRSLGDPETIAYGLIPRAHRGIVAVNELPDLAERIQVSMLNVMEERDIQVRGYTLRLPLDVLVVASANPEDYTNRGRIITPLKDRFGAEIRTHYPLELDAEVGVIVQEAHLSAQVPDYLMQVIARFARYLRESHSIDQRSGVSARFAIAAAETVAAAARHRGAVLGETDPVARVVDLGTVIDVLRGKLEFESGEEGREQAVLEHLLRRSTADTASRVLGGIDVAQLVTAVERGSSVTTGERVSAKDVLAAVPGLPVVDRIARKLGAESEGERAAALELALEALYLAKRIDKVSGEGQTVYG
- the purH gene encoding bifunctional phosphoribosylaminoimidazolecarboxamide formyltransferase/IMP cyclohydrolase, which translates into the protein MTGDGVRKPIRRALISVYDKTGLVELAQGLTAAGVEIVSTGSTAKTIAGKGIPVTRVEELTGFPEVLDGRVKTLHPRVHAGLLADLRKPEHQAALDKLGVAAFELLVVNLYPFSQTVESGAGIDECVEQIDIGGPSMVRAAAKNFPSVAVVTDPLGYDGVLAALRSGGFSLGERKKLASLAFQHTAEYDIAVASWMQSTLAPEQPETAFPHWFARNWRRQAILRYGENPHQQAALYTDPGAWPGLAQAEQLHGKEMSYNNFTDADAAWRAAFDHEQICVAVIKHANPCGIAISSVSVADAHRKAHACDPLSAYGGVIAANTEVSVEMAEYVSTIFTEVIVAPAYEPGALDLLARKKNVRVLLAPEPQNSGAELRPISGGLLMQQRDQLDAPGDNPANWTLVTGSPADPATLTDLVFAWRACRAVKSNAIVIVTDGATVGVGMGQVNRVDAARLAVERGNARGGERVRGAVAASDAFFPFPDGLQTLTAAGVEAIVHPGGSVRDDEVTAAAAEAGVTLYLTGARHFAH
- the purN gene encoding phosphoribosylglycinamide formyltransferase, with amino-acid sequence MQEPLRVPPSAPTRVVVLASGTGSLLNALLEAAAGDYPARIVAVGVDRECRAAEIAARASVPSFTVRVTDYPGRDAWDAAITDVTAAHSPDLVVSAGFMRILGPQFLSRFSGRILNTHPALLPAFPGAHGVADALSYGVKVTGCTVHLVDAGVDTGPILAQQAVPVLEGDDEETLHERIKVIERRLLVDVVAAIATGGLTCIGRKATLG